The nucleotide window ttgttcactgcctgttgttagtgtaattctgtctctagtaacagacagagcAGAATCAGTTATAGGATGTGGGCGGGGTTTAGTATGTGGTATGTGCAGAAGATAGAGAGTCTGAGAAAGGCGGACTGTACACGTTAAGCCATGTTGCCTGCTggagatgatccacactgtttctcaaaggtaaatcaaggcttttttCCCCTCACCTCTGACCACTCATAAAGCTCCAGAGCACAGCCTATTCCTTGTGTAAATACCAGTGTACCTACTTCTGTgtgtccacagtgctgcagtgtgATCTCCTCTCCCTTTATCTTCCCAGAAGCAACAGTAGGTAAGTACTTattgtaaccctttccttgctgtgatgctgctgtatttcctttttactcacacaacatcttttaaacccagtgcatcagtaaccccttccttccCACTGTGTCATCTTATCCTGTATGGTTCACATTCAATGCAGTAAATACTCATAGACATCCATTTAGCAGCACAAAGAAATTCTTTAATCTACACCCGAAACCTAAAACAGTTTAGCCAGTTTTAACTTCCTGCGTAGTTTACTGCACATGACCGCAAGCAAAATGATTCCCAGAACGGCAGCGAGGACAAGAGCGAACTCCACGTACAAAGCGATCATGGCGTCTGATGTAGAGATCTCCATTCCCAGGAAGGAAACTCTTTCAGGCTTAGGGTCTTCGACAGCTGGAGGTGATGTAGCTGGAGGTGACGTTCCTGTAGGAGTAGACGTATTACATACAGTAACTGAGAATAGGTGGAAGGGTGTAATATCAGAAGTGAACCTCTTAACCTTCTCACAACTAAGCAGGTGTGACCAGAACCTAAAAACCATGaaggtttccattcattgacagaaaacagagattaaaggggttatccagcgctacaaaaacatggccacttttccccctactgttgtctccagatcaggtgcagtttgcaattaagctccatttacttcaatggaactgagtttcaaaatcccgcccaaactggagacaacagtagggggaaagtggccatgtttctgtagcgctggataacccctttaaaaacaataaGGAATCCGAACAAAGTATATTAGAACGTTGCGAAACCTTTTACAAGCGAAACACCTTGCTTTGATATGTTACTCATCCCAACAAAACCTCTCACCTTCAGGGTCTGACGGGAGGCAGGGATGAGGGCCATCTTTTGGGTCTGGAAATCCATTGCACTCAATAAGTTGCCTATAATACTTGGTGGACTCTTTTGGGGTCCGGGTCAGATTGGGGTGCGTGTAATTCGTGTAATACAAGCCAAAGCGTTCAGCATATCCTGCCGCCCACTCAAAGTTATCCATAAGGCACCAAGCCGTATAGCCACGAAGATCCACCCCATCATACTTGACAGCTATGTAGAAATAACCATAACTTTAGGTAGAACCAGCATTTTAGTCAAAAATTTTGTGTATAACAAAAGGTAGGCGAATACATGCCGACtgcataataaaaatatttaaagggaatcagtcacctTAAATGAaggcaacataaactagtgacaaaatgCGGAACAGATCGgtttattacttacatcattctgttcagccgttcttctaatatgcagtagaataggattcttgccacacccctcccctgccctccagctgcttattgacaggtgactgcctaaatacagcatggatagataactgccaatcagcacatggtgggcagagtttctgcttctcatgaatatccaggaatactgggctcatgcacataatggagaggactgcttattgtccatgttatacagcaggatatctctggatcagctgcacagaacagtgtaagtgatacatcatctgTTCagattctctgtcactagttgaaGCTACCCtcagataggacgccataaacctacTGTCAGCGTCTCTTTAAATATATgataattttttccaataataaatGCCAATAAAGCTTCTCTATGTATCCATCCCCCTCTTCTATTGTCTTTAGCAACGTGTAGCATCTGACTACACATTTTTAcgcagtctgtaaccatggaaacttTGCACAGGCTCAATTAAAATAGCCTACTCGTTTTGTGTACACAGCTGCTAGTGGTACTCCATTCCCTCCTATTGTTTTTAGCAGGGAGTGggaaacttcggccctccagctgttgcaaacctacaattcccatGGTGCCTGGACAGAGGGACGAAGGTTTTGAAACAGGAACAATAAATGACCGTAGGATCTGACTACACACTTGACTTtcgtgtagtctgtaaccatggtgacCTGTAGCTTTTTTTATAGGAGCGGAATACACAAAACAGTaagatatttttattttgtaagtTGGTAAGCTTTCAGACGTATTGAAGAAAAGCAGGAATAGGTTCAGGATGGGAATATACGCAGTAATGTAACCAGCTTATAAATGTTACTCCTTCTAGGTCTCCCACCTGCTGCTTTCCAGCTGCTGCGatgctacatctcccagcatgcttaaTGCATTTTAATGGAGGAGACTTATCTTGGCTATCACTGTCACTTCCTATTCATACATCGCGACCATATTGTGGAGTTTTGTGAAAATCACAGCAAATAGCCTGGTTTAACAACGTTGCGTGAATAGACCCCTATAGAGGTTCTGGGCACTTCTGCCTTTCTCTTACCCTTTAAGGCCTCATTGACATACTGCTTGTAGTAATGTTCCCTCCATTTGTCGTTCAGATTCGTCCCCCGCTCAGAAATCCCGTTCTCCGTCACATAAATGGGAGGGTTATTAAACTCTTCCTTTATCCAGTTCAATATCCTCCGGAAGCCAAAAGGAGTCACTTTTAGCCAAATGGAGCCGGATCCGAGCCAGGTGCGGTCAGACATCGTTCCTACGCCCCTGCGGCAAGTCAACAGGTCTGTATGGTTATTACAGGTCACTATCTCCTATGCAGAGTGGGGTGCGTCATTCTGTGGCTGTACTCATGTTGAACATGgcccaatgacatcactgatcagAATTTATAAGGTCCAGGTCACACTTTCCTTCCAGCGCCTTTAAGTGAATATTATCTTAATTCTGCACTGATTAAATTCTCCAGTTATCTTTATAGCGATTATAACTTTATATGATACGACGCACGTGCCCAGACATAATACTGCACGGGCCCAACTACATCTACTATACAGGAAGTACCGTGtcatattacattatattgtATTCAACATAGCAGAAGGTAATGTAAagcactaggtggcagtatagaCCTGTCCTATCTAATATATAGTGTGCACTTCAATGAAACCTTAGTAAATATTGGTGTGCCCCTTTAAGATTAACTTCTTTATAGCAAATCTGTCAGATTTAATTCAGGTTTCAAACTGCGACagtgttaggtcaaggagacatgttacctttcatatatccactatacagaaaaatactttttattctctggtacaaagacaATTGAAGGCTGTAACTACTTCTCGCTCCCCGTCCCTATCCATGCTCGATTGACCCCCATCCCTGCCTCCAAATTTTGCACCTGTACACAATCTGCATGCACAGCACAGGAAGGAGATTTGGAAGCAggcctgactgtcaatcaagcatggatagggatgggaaggggagagaggaggtgttacagcttataCCACTTCAGGAGCTTAATACACAATAAAAGCAGTTCTCTATGTTATAAAgcatagacagatatatgaaaggtaccatgtatcagctatctaacagtatcagAAGTTTGGAACCTGGACTGCAGCTAACAGATCCCACATTTATGATCTTACAGATTTACTTGACTTGTTAGCTCCTACCTGTCTGCATCATAGGATTGGACCGACTGACGGAAGTTGACCGGAGAGGCCAAGACTGTGGTGTAATGATTGAAGCCAAAATAGTCGTACGTGCCTTTAATtcttttcttctcctcttctgtgAACTCGGGAAGTCTGTAAGGGATTAAGGGGATATCGATGCCTTACCATTAAAATTTGCTGACATGTATATTGTtctcagaattctgtatgtaaacAAGCCTGCCGCTATTTTTATCACTTCAGTGTAAAAAAAAGCGAGTTTGCTGATACATTTGATTAAACATTTCCTTCTATGCAGGTGTAGGAGTCTCtatggcaacagactacaaacaaaccctgtgtagtctgatcttacgtttttttcttttaagccaTTCTCTCTACCACCTTGTATTGTGGAGGAAACCTAGTATTCTGCTTTACAACTATACGACTCCTTGGGCTATATTGTTTATAAGAATCAATTAAACCTTTCTCATACCGAGATTTTGTTAGTCCTTGTGCAAGACTTCTCTCCTTAACCCTTGACTTCATGATCTCATTGTAATCTCCATTATTGAAAATTGGGTGTGCAAACCATCCACCGTAGAACTATGGAGGAAAGCAAAAGTAAGTTATCATATTAATGTGAATTGACTCATAAAGGGCAGAAGTGACCCGGCTGGTTGACTGTTTCATCATCTCCAGCGCAGTGTGTCAATCATACCGCCAAATATCTCCTTGCTGCATCTACATCCTCCTGTTTGTTTGGGTTTCTTGGTTCGGCCCAGTCAGAGTTTATGGTGATGGATATGAGGCCCCCTTGCTTTTCTCTATAGGTACTGTTGTAGAGGTGCCAGGCCTCAGTGTGTGCCTTTATGAGGTTATGTCCGGCTTGATAGGGTCCAGTTCCGGGCCTATTAGTGATCCCTGAAAGGAATTGTACAGAATGCAAATcaaaagttaaaaacaaaacaattttttaaaagtcatcaaCGTATCTGTGAATGTTTCTTAAAGGAAACAGAATGACCTTTAGGACTTTCTACACCCAGACAGCATGCGTTTACTTTATCGCATTACATCGTATGCATTGAAGTTAATCGGATTTGTGTGTAACGTATGGAAGTGTTGCGTCCTCCAGATTTCTGTTGAGCAAAGTTGCCAATCtttttgggtttggcaatgttctccggtcccaaacattcagcatttgacaaacagtgtctggagaagttagatgccaacctagagagtcctggaaaacaatagaattataggctgtatctatgttttcctggtatCCCTAGGGCAGTATCTAGGTAGGATTTAAATGCCAAGCATTCTGGtacagagaacattgccgaacccgaacagctCGGCAATGCTGCTCAACACCACTCCAGATTGAAAGACTATCAGGACCTCTCTCTATTGACTAATACTGAATGGGTAACATTGAAATACATGGTCGTGCCCATTCAGCCAGAGTGGGTGTTCCCAGGCTATTACAAGGTGAACCCAAGTGGAAGACCAGTTAGTGACCACCATACCGGTATATGGACTCAGAAGAACCATTTTGAATACATACATAGCAAAACGTCATGCTGGTCTCACCTGGAGCTGCGGTACCATAACCATACCCCAAGTTGGCAACGATGTATGGCTCATTCAGAGTGATCCAAAACTTCACCCTATCACCAAGTCTTTGGAAGAGAAGTTCGGCGTAATCTTTAAACCTTTGCACTATTGTCTCGTTTTCCCATCCTCCAACGTCTTGTAAGGCTTGAGGAAGATCCCAGTGATAAATTGTCACCTGCGGAAAACAAAGCGCAAAGGTGTATCTGAGAGAGGAAAGGTTGTGTGAAGGCCAGAAACTGGTGAACATGGGTCAGCGGATCGGTGGACTCCCATTAGTAATTGTCCCTTCATGTGGGGCCCAATCCTAACATAGAAGTGCCCCTTTAATACTACCATTTGTACCTGAGGGTTAATATTAGCGGCCAAGAGAGCATCAACTAGTTTGCTGTAGTAGTTGATGCCGGCTTCATTCACATGGCTCAGTGTTCCGTCAGGGAGGACCCGAGGCCAGGAGATAGAAAACCGATAGTGTCCGACTTTCAGGTTCTTGAGAAGCTCCACGTCTTCTTCCATCCGGTGGTAGCTGTCGCAGGCCACGTCACCATTTTCATTATTTGAGATTCTACTTAGTGAATGTGTATACTTGTCCCAGATACTCAGGCCTTTTCCATCTTCTCTCCATGCTCCTTCAATCTGAGGACCAAAGAATTATCACTGTCATCTTACGTACTGCAAAAAATTCTAGAACTTTCTAgaatgttatttaaaggggtagtgcggcggtaaaaaattattcacagaataacacacattacaaagttatacaactttgtaatgtatgttatgtctgtgaatggcccccttccccgtgtcccaccacccccacccgtgtacccggaagtgtagtgcattatacatacctgatccgtgccgacacgcgtccgccatcttgtgccaaacgtcatcttcggccggccggcccgaacacctccgatcttcccgagtgccgttcgcgtcatcagctgctccgccgcgattggctgagcataactgtgctcagccaatcgcggctgagcagctgatgacgcggccggcactcgggaagatcggaggtgttcgggccggccgaagatgacgtttggcacaagatggcggacgcgtgtcggcacggatcaggtatgtataatgcactacacttccgggtacacgggtgggggtggtgggacaccggaagggggccattcacagacataacatatattacaaagttgtataactttgtaatgtgtgttattctgtgaatcattttttaccgccgcactacccctttaagtgcaaaatttctttaaaataatACAAGCACTGtagacacaaaaatgtggaatATACCTAGGGtagggcttaaaggagaagtccggcaaatttttttattaacctcttaaggacagagccaattttcgtttttgggttttcgttttttcctccttgtgtttaaaaggccatagcagttaaatttttccacctagaaacccacatgagcccttattttttgcgtcactaattgtactttgcaatgacaggctgaatttttgcataaagtacactgcgaaaccagaaaaaaattcaatgtgtggtgaaattgaacaaaaaaacgcatttcttttatttggggggtatttgcttttacaccattcgccctggggcaaaactgactttttatgtatgttcctcaagtcgttacgattaaaacgatatgtaacatgtataacttatattgtatctgatggcctgtaaaaaattaaaatcattgttaacaacTATACGTTCctaaaaaatcgctccattcccatacttataacgcttttatcctttggtctatggggctgtgtgaggtttcattttttgcgccatgatgtgttctttctatcagtaccttgattgcgaatatacgactttttgatcgctttttattacatttttctggatttgatgcgaccaaaaatgcacaattttgcactttgggattttttgcgcttatggcgtttaccgtgcgagatcaggaatgtgattaattaatagttcgggtgattacgcacgcggcaatagcaaacatgtttatttatttagttttatttaaaacatagggaaaggggggtgatttaaacttttattaggggagggggctttttttactaataacacttttttttttttttttttttacacctatactagaagcccccctggggttagggttattcccccctggggttagggttatccccctggggttagggttattccccctggggttagacaccagggaagtgctgcatacagtattcggatgcagctgtcaactttaacagctgcatctgattactgaattagcgggcacggcgatcagaccgtgcccgctaatagctgcggtcccgggctacacgtggcaccctggatcgcggcagttcagagcggggtcgccgcgcggccccgctctgaacacctcttgtggACGCAAGGTTAAAGTCTTGtattgcttcacttcctggataacatggtgatgtcacttcctggacaacatggggatgtcacttcctggataacatggtgatgtcacttcctggacaacatggggatgtcacttcctggataaaatggtgatgtcacgacccaacttccagagctgtgcggctgtggctgctggagaggatgatggcagggggacactgagggacacagggcactggatggacactgagcatccctccgccatcatcctctccagcagccacagcccgcacagctctgggagtcgggtagtgacatcaccaagttatccaggaagtgacatcaccatgttatccaggaagtgacatcaccatgttatccaggaagtgaagccttgatgcagtagtaagtgcagggaaaaaagcatgttATGTGCATTTcttataagtatatattggtaatttgtgtaacttttgggggggcagtacaatactaaataataaaagttttcactggacttctccttttagtaTGTAGAGTGACATAGTGTCAGAAGAAGCATGTGGGTGTCTAACCTGATAAGATGCAGATGCTACACTCCATGCAAAGTCAGATCTGAACTCTCCATATAGAAACTCTTCCTCCTTCTGTAATGGGAAACCATTGTTGCTTATAACCTCTGCGTAATATACGGCAGATCGTTTCGGAGTCCTTGGGCGATTGGGATCTGTGAAATCCACATGGTGCAGGCCAAAACGCACACTGTATCCCAAATTCCATTCAAAGTTGTCCATGAGGCTCCAAGCCGTGTAGCCTTTAAGATTTACCCCATCTAGACTGTGGGCTGAAACAAAGAAAACAATGTATTGATCACTACACCACCAGAAGACCAGCAAATATTCGGTGCTACCATGAACATCATACTGAACATACATAATACATACCTTTCAATGCCTCATCAATGTACGACTTATAGTAAAATATTCGGGACAGGTCCTCAAAGTCATCTTTGCTATCTGTCGAGACACCGTTTTCTGTGATGTATATAGGGACATCTCCGTACTCTTCTTTCATCCAGTTGAGCAGCCTCCTCAGCCCCCAGGCTGTTGGTCTGTGCACATCAATTGCCGATGTTGGCCAGTTGGTAGCAAATTCCTCTGCAATATCAATATCATTTTCAAAGGATGGCGGACTGAGCCTAGTGGTTTTATGCTGAACAATTTTTGTAGCATAGATGTTAATGGAGAAAAAGTCGGCTGTCCCTTGGATGTAGGTCTTCTCTTCATCTGTAAAATCTGGAAGTCTGGAAGTTTGGAGACCCTGTAACTCACTCTTGCTGGCCACCTGCCATTTCATCACCTCTGGGTAGTCACCATTTTTAAAAATAGGATGTGCAAACCATCCCAGCGTTAGCTGTAAGTAGCGGTCAGCAGCCTCTATGTCCCGTGGTTCTGTGTGGTCTTTGGGTTCCACCCATTCAGTGTTGAGAGTTATAGAGATGAGCCCTCCTTGGCTTCCTCTGTACTTCTCATCATAGGTGTGATATACCTTGGCATGAACTTTAAGCAGATTGCGAGCCACTCTATAGGGTGCTGCGCCAGGGTCATCCTTCCCCCCAGGTGGGAACAAACCTGTCCCATAACCAGCAGTAACAATGGTGTGGGGTTGGTTAAAGGTCATCCAAAACTTGACCCTATCTCCGAATGTTTTAAAACAATAGTCTGCATAGCTGTGAAATGCCTCAAGGACTATATCATTCTCCCAGCCACCAATGTCTTGGAGAGCCTGAGGGAGGTCAAAGTGGTAAAGGGTCACCATTGGTGAGATGTTGTTTGCCAGTAGGCCATCAATGAGCCTGTTATAATACTCCACACCCTTAGTATTGACCGTGCCCTGTCCAGTTGGGAAAATTCTAGACCATGAGATGGAGAAGCGGTAACTGTTGACGCCTAGACTCCTCAGCATGTACAAGTCCGCATCCAGCTGGTGGTAACTATCGCAGGCAATGTCTGCGTTGTCATTATTGACAATATTTCCTGGGATCTTTGTAAAAGTGTCCCATGTACTTGGTCCTTTTCCATCTTCATTCCATCCCCCTTCAGTTTGATAGGCTGAGGTTGAAACTCCCCATTTGAAATCTGCGGGGAATCTCGAGTAATGGTACATATCTCGTTCAAACGCAGTTTGCCCTGAAAATTTTTCCCATACAACCTTCGAAGTTGAAGGCACATTCGACGCTGGACGTGGGGGCAACTTTCTTGAATGTGACCATCTTAAATCTGAAGAACCTGTCTTGATGAGTTTTGTTTTTGGAAAACCGTTATTCTCGATAATATTCGAGATTAGATAAGCTGATTTTTTGGGGGTTCTTTGTCTATTTGCATTATCAAAATTTACATAATGCAAGCCATATCTTTGCTGATATCCCTGTGGTCCCTCATAGCCATCCAATAAGGATCGGACAACATAGGAGTTTACTGGTACTTTATCAGTCTTGATGGCTGCAAATAAGTAAATTGAATCACTGTTAGGAGAGATGtcaatgataaaaaaaactatagattATTAGATAGTTtgcatattatttttattaccttTCAGGGCTTCATTGATGTAAGCCGTCAAGTACTCAACCCGAGCTGTGTCATTAAACACCTCTCCGGTGTATGGTGTTGGCATACCATTTCCGGTTATATATATGGGTAGCTGTCCTTTTGCGTAT belongs to Dendropsophus ebraccatus isolate aDenEbr1 chromosome 9, aDenEbr1.pat, whole genome shotgun sequence and includes:
- the LOC138800724 gene encoding lactase/phlorizin hydrolase-like; the encoded protein is MAPAWRGVLLVLLSSVCHGLSRAVLGDFMAIAGRLQNNKEGSLNVVEPLRGFRCNNKIINDMKDEIPTLQKYGVNHYKVRLVTDSVPLKDNTLNKDERQLQCYRTLLQELNGANIKPIVILHVGNLHRLSTGGPSPIDSYAEYAELAFRSFGDLVQTWITFDVPADVTDSQSLQVLLDAHEKVYRLYHQKYSAGGGRVSIALGPETLTTSLSIHPQVLETVDFLALNIQYDCRNAGQVPKWIPDQLQKIKKALDTLVFTLSPTDCGSIEEEMKYLSGFQILKALVGSGAFIGYDVSQIILQPNDNQKRMEYSADTSRSSFTTVWEKFSGQTPAERDAFLQDTFPDGFLMGSSSSAFKVEGGWAEVDKGQSIWDVFGQNGHADNNATANVACDTYHKIDYDVYLLKGLQSKVYHFSISWSRIFPTGLKSKVNAAGVKYYNRLIDRLIKENITPMVTLYHWDLPQFLQESGGWQDESTIQAFMEYADFCFSTFGDRVKHWITFHEPWVVSYAGYGTGQHAPMVSDPGIASSQVTHNIVKAHAKAWHVYNDKYRASQKGQVGISLNSDWAEPKDPTNPDDVSAAERYLQFMLGWFAHPILVNGDYPEVLKTQVNHINTQCSSTVAELQTFSEEEKTYIKGTADFLGISHYTSRMVNASESGSCAKEYNNIGGFAPHVDPSWPTTSSPWLYVVPWGLRRLLNFVNEEYAKGQLPIYITGNGMPTPYTGEVFNDTARVEYLTAYINEALKAIKTDKVPVNSYVVRSLLDGYEGPQGYQQRYGLHYVNFDNANRQRTPKKSAYLISNIIENNGFPKTKLIKTGSSDLRWSHSRKLPPRPASNVPSTSKVVWEKFSGQTAFERDMYHYSRFPADFKWGVSTSAYQTEGGWNEDGKGPSTWDTFTKIPGNIVNNDNADIACDSYHQLDADLYMLRSLGVNSYRFSISWSRIFPTGQGTVNTKGVEYYNRLIDGLLANNISPMVTLYHFDLPQALQDIGGWENDIVLEAFHSYADYCFKTFGDRVKFWMTFNQPHTIVTAGYGTGLFPPGGKDDPGAAPYRVARNLLKVHAKVYHTYDEKYRGSQGGLISITLNTEWVEPKDHTEPRDIEAADRYLQLTLGWFAHPIFKNGDYPEVMKWQVASKSELQGLQTSRLPDFTDEEKTYIQGTADFFSINIYATKIVQHKTTRLSPPSFENDIDIAEEFATNWPTSAIDVHRPTAWGLRRLLNWMKEEYGDVPIYITENGVSTDSKDDFEDLSRIFYYKSYIDEALKAHSLDGVNLKGYTAWSLMDNFEWNLGYSVRFGLHHVDFTDPNRPRTPKRSAVYYAEVISNNGFPLQKEEEFLYGEFRSDFAWSVASASYQIEGAWREDGKGLSIWDKYTHSLSRISNNENGDVACDSYHRMEEDVELLKNLKVGHYRFSISWPRVLPDGTLSHVNEAGINYYSKLVDALLAANINPQVTIYHWDLPQALQDVGGWENETIVQRFKDYAELLFQRLGDRVKFWITLNEPYIVANLGYGYGTAAPGITNRPGTGPYQAGHNLIKAHTEAWHLYNSTYREKQGGLISITINSDWAEPRNPNKQEDVDAARRYLAFYGGWFAHPIFNNGDYNEIMKSRVKERSLAQGLTKSRLPEFTEEEKKRIKGTYDYFGFNHYTTVLASPVNFRQSVQSYDADRGVGTMSDRTWLGSGSIWLKVTPFGFRRILNWIKEEFNNPPIYVTENGISERGTNLNDKWREHYYKQYVNEALKAVKYDGVDLRGYTAWCLMDNFEWAAGYAERFGLYYTNYTHPNLTRTPKESTKYYRQLIECNGFPDPKDGPHPCLPSDPEGTSPPATSPPAVEDPKPERVSFLGMEISTSDAMIALYVEFALVLAAVLGIILLAVMCSKLRRKLKLAKLF